The following DNA comes from Erigeron canadensis isolate Cc75 chromosome 3, C_canadensis_v1, whole genome shotgun sequence.
atttgtatatatctatacctatatgtgtatgtgtgtgtgtgaagaaAGTGTTTGGACGAGCAGAAGAAATCTTCCGTGaaggaagagagaaaaagaattCTTAAAAGAAGATGCCCTTTGTGGCAATGTAGCTGGCGGCAAAGAGCAGTAACGGGGCATCGTCGGGGCAAAGGGAGCCTCACTCTCCTTGGTTTTAAGTATTCATCGAAAAGGTTATGGTTAAATAATAAAGCCCATAGGataaactgttttttttttctaacaacaaaatttaaatattatatcaaTGCCATCAAAGCAACCAAAAACTAATACACAATGGCCAAAAGACGGATGTTCAACTTTAAAAGGAGACCGATAATCATAAAATGGCTTATCACTTCTAAAGTATAAAACTtgtccttttttattttttataattctGAACCAAAAACCGCTTAAAAGGAACTAAAAATCACCATTTGGTTTTGGCATGCGATGCATCATGCCATGTAGGTTGACGCTAGAGTGCGTTTCCTGCCTCGTTGTCACGCCACGTGGGATAAAGTGTCACATCAGCTTCCAGAAAACATCATCTTTTCTGGCAAACGTCAATATGTCATTCCATCTTTCTCGACGAACACCCTCTTTTTACGACTTTTTACCCAAAATTGTGTAAATGGAAAAGATATTTACCAAAAAAGTGTAGTCTAAACAATATTTACGGAagttgtgttttctaaaaaaatatttatcaaaatagtatttatatcatttttgtaGCATTTTAACtaaacattatattatacttGTTAATCAAATCTactaaattattaaaacaaaagtaCATTACATTTTTCGTGTCTAAAGATGACACCTTTTTCACTtccaatatataaattttaaaaatattaatttttactttAAAGTTGGCAAAATTTTGCATCATGGTCCCTCCTTTAGACGGGTTGATTTTTGCCcgtaaatatatacatacatagaaAGTGGgtattataaaataactattatggtaaaacaaataagataataatttagCTTTTAGATCAAGTAGATCAAGATTCtgattaattaattgttttaaaattaaaaaaaaattataactaagGACATATCTATCATTTGCTTCAAATTGTCTACTTTCTTTATTCCTGAACTTTTGGCCGTTTCTCTTTCGTTATTCATTTTACTATTTCTTCTCCAAGATTAAAACTgtacataaattttaaaaacaacaaATGTTGGATTCACAAAAAACCAAATGATGCACAACACAATCGTTGTGATTCACATTTGTGAAATAACACAATCTTGATGCACAACACAATCgttgataacaaaaaaaatgatgcacaatggaaaaaaaaatgatgactcacttttattatgaaaaacaaaatagcaAAAAACTGATGCACATCGTTGATAACAAAACCGATGCACATCGTTGATACAATCAAATTAAACTATAAACAGATTGAAGAAGATATAATCGGTTTTCAGAGATCCATAAGTTGAAAACACCGTATCTCTACACGATGATTGGTTTTCATATCCAAGAAGAGATAGAAAGAGAATGATGCGGACCACAGGGCGGTGGCATACAACGGCCTCGGAGCAATGTcatatggtggtggtggggcATCGGAAACGAAGAAGGGTTGGTGGCAGTGGAGATTGAGAGTGGCGTGTGGCGGTGGCTTGCAGCTTGAAAAATAGAGTCGTTTGACGATGGCTGAAGAAAAAAGGCGACGGTGGCCGGAGAAAGTGGCGGCGGCTGGAGAAGGAAAGGATTTGTTGTAGAGAGATTGTGTTTGAAGAATGGTTGTCAATGTTGGGAATGATATATGTGGGGGACAAATAAGTATAAGAGTAGTCAGACTCGTCCCTGTTCGTTCTCGAGCTCGTTCACTGATCGGGGACGAGTGCACACGATTAGGTGTGACTCGTCCTCAGCCTCGTTCTTGGTAGTCTGTTCCCACAAAGACGAGAGAGATAAGCgttagatattattattatttttttaaatgcaaCGGTCAAATCctaaaacttttcaaaaaatgacacaatttatctatatatataacatctttaGATCTATAGTTTTATACACAAAAACATacttttataaacataaaagacACACTCAATATCTAAAATCATCATATCTTTCCATTTCCGTCGAGTGCTAACACGTACACTCGACTGGAGTTGTTTGGGAATAACTCTGACGATGAAGAACTTATCACTATAATGGGTGATTTTATCGATTTGGTCAAAAATGGGGAATCTTCTACCCCTCTCACTCGTGTTCATATTCCCAGAGATCAACTTGGTGCAGGACAACAGTTGCTAAATGATTACTTTGTAGAAAACGCAAAGTATCCTCCACACTTCTTTAGGCGGCGTTTTCGAATGCGAAAACAGTTGTTCATGCGTATAGCTAACGATATAGCTTCTTTCTCCCCAGTTGGTGATGAGCCTGTTCCTCGTTATTTTGTTGAGTTCCAAAACCAGCGTGTAGATGAAAGAGGTAAACTCGGTTTTTCTACAATTCAAAAGTGTACATCCGCAATACGTCAGCTGGCGTGTGGCAACGTGGCCGATTCACTTGATGAGTATCTACAGATGGGTGAACAAACTTCTAGAGACGCGCTTGATGCTTTTTGTAAGTGTGTCTTTGACCTTTACAGAGAAGAGTACTTACGAAGACCAACAACAGATGATATACAACGTCTCTCCCAGAAACACGCACACCTTCATGGTTTTCCAGGGATACTTGGGAGCATCGACTGTATGAATTGGCCCTGGAAAAGGTATCCAAAAGCATGGCAAGGCCAGTTCACTCGAGGTAATAAAGGGGTACCAACCATCATGCTTGAAGCTGTTGCATCGTACGATTTATGGATTCGGCATGCATTTTTTTGGAATGACAGGTTCGACATAAACGTCCTTAATCAATCACATTTGTTTAGGGAAATCATTGAGGATACGGCTCCGGATACTTCATTTACGGTTACCAGAAGGAATATTATCTAGCCGACGGTTTTTATAATGAGTAGGCGACATTCGTCAAGGCTTTTTCATGCCCACAAGACCCGAAAAAAATCAAGAAGTATCAAGAAAGTGCGCACGGACCAATAAGGCGGTCCCCACATGGACCAAAAAGGAGCTTCGAGACGAGGGGTTCACCATGGTCTTCGTTACGATCTTGTCGAGCATATTTGGCGTCTCCCGTGATCCATTATTGTTTGTCttagtaataataaaatgtttttaattgTGAAACTATGtagttgtttttaattaataatgtgttattttttttagtattgtattttatgatttttttatttaatggaaTTTTTAAgcgtgtttttattaaaaaattgaagttgtataagttagaagggttaaaagtatataattaaatagatgGTAGAATATTGGGTTGAAAAAGTAAACTTAAATAAATAGTGGCTCCTAACCTAGTTCGGACATTGTGGGTGTTTTGGAAGATTAGTCATTGGTTAGTCCTTGGGTTGATGTGGAGCTGGTGTCGTGCTGACAAGGACTAGTCCTTGGAGAATGAGTGTCTAGCACTGTGAGTGCTCTTATGGCTAAAACACCCTCAAACctgaattttattttgttaaactCTCATGCCACATGTTAATTTTATATGGTGCCTTACCTATTTTATGTTAACGAGAATGGTACTCGCACGTTGCGGCGGCCATTGAGTtagcgacggtgagatggtggggtgataatttatagagtgtgataggtcataggaggtgatacgtcatagagtatgatagcaaAATGCCTTAGTcatacgggttccgccctcagatttataaattcgtcgaaagtatatcgaaaaacatctctaataaaagagcatgaaattttaagaacacccatatagtttttatgatttatcgatgtacggtttttgagataaaagattttgaatgaataaaatgatttatataggagagaaaaaaatgagtggttgagatttgaggagagagatgaaaatgaaagttgaaacttgaaacttgtggggcattgatgtatggtacatcatgcattatcatgaatacattgttaaaattgaaaattgaaaccttatttgctttataatgtaTAGATACTTATTTTATTCTACCCGTAACCTACATATATAAGTAGTTTATGTggtaaatatatacatatataagtaatttatatggatatatatatatatatggggatgagaatataaagttgttaggtacctaagctaaGATGTAGGAcgttcacatattaattttttaaaccataaaaatcacgGAGGCccaacatttattcattaaacaatatataataaaatattatgtgaggggttccacacctaagtttaggtgtcggactgccttatattcccttttccctatatatatatatatatatatatgaggatgagaatataagactgttaggtacctaagtttaggtgtgaaacactcacatattgttttttaatccataaaattcatgggggctcaaacatttattcattaatcaagaaatattaaaaaaaattgtatgtgaggggttccacacctaagcttaggtgtcgaacagccttatattcactttttccatatatatatatatatatatatgaaagagttcatgtgagaaccatttaaAGTGGAATAACCATGAGAACCtctaaattataacttgatgttcatatatgaatgatgtatgtgaacaaatttgtcACATATGAACAgatcaaattataattaaaattatctatgttcatatgtgaataataTTCAAATGAAcattcccttatatatatatatatatatatatatatatatcgaaaatttttaagaattaaattaaatatgtattaTCACATAACTCCTCTTTTTACATcaagatatacatacataaagaaATAAGTAGCTCGTAGGGATGAGCATTTGGAccgaaacccgtgacccgaacCGACCCGGAATCGGTCCGACCCGACCCGTCCGAAACACTAACAAACCGGGTCGTGGGTCACATTTTTAGTGCATTCGTGGGTCACAGGTTGGACGGGTCCAGCCGGGCCAGGTTGAGTGAAGCCAAAAACCGAAAAGTTATGAAGGAACTCGTGACCCGCCCGTAACCCGACCCGAACAGAACCGACCTGGACCTTCACGGGCCGGGTGATGGATCCATTTTTCATGCTATCACCGGTCACGGATCGGGCCGGGTTTTGTCGGATCGGGCCGGGTTTCGACCCGTGCACATCTCTAGTAGCTCGCATGCTTCTCATCATAAGCTAGTTACAATTTAATTTCACCttataaaatctttattattattattttgcttTTAATCAATAAGCCTCTTCTTTTCTACCGAAACTCCTAGATTTTGCAAGATCATGTAATAATTACATATCTAAGTAAAAAAGCAAATCAAAAATCCACacaaaataacaaaagttaAAGTTGCAACTTGCAAGCCGTTGGCATCACCAAAACTCGCCACGATATTTCTAGCAATAGACCCTGACTCCCAGATCTCACACTTatgaaaaaacaataataatttggATTGAGATAGTGAGACGGCCACCCCAAGACAGTCACCATCAATATCCGACGGTGACTAAAAACATTGAAGCTTTATTATTATGATTGATGTCTTCATCATAGTCTTCGGATTCGATACTTTGATTGATACTGGGTTGGAATTAGATCATTCACCTATCTGTTtacctaaatttttattatcgttgatgtgcaaaatcgagctttaaatttataaaactaaaactacccaaaaactaactactacgcactcacgggcagtggacccgatcgtttataatatagttaagagataagtctgagttcgttctcagggattgggaaatgattagttgctagtaaaatggtttggaaaacgggtgttgtttcgaaaatccttttgacaaataaagtaagtgggtttgcaaaataattgcataaatctAAAAGAacacttcagacaatataattaaaagtcatccaccttgacttccctcgacttcaaatgtgattgcatttttaatgaagaacaaattctctggagtttgaagataatcgtgacaagattaagatactcacgtggtaccaccaaccgtgaacaaattatccaatcacctaactgctagtcgaattacccaagtcggtaccaccaaaactgaGACAATTCTTCTatcaatcagttttattgactattaaattatcaattgaacctatgtgacaatagcgtggtaccaccaacctaTATCAATCACGttaacaaaattaatctttttttaaaatgatattcactaccATACCAttaactagtgataattacttatagacaagtaaccgttttaaaatcacatacacattcaactggtaccaccaacgaagaatcatatgcaaccaatatcaaaattaattaatgaaaagtgttaacatcatcaagatcacaaaacaacgataattaaataaacccttatgaattaaaaatattgcaatcacattatccgtctagtttcatcaaggtggatgattaaacgtttagccactcatgatcaattcacaataatgaataaaataaaggagaaacatgatgtaccaatcgtttgaggaaaataaaatgcaagacaataagtagatacgatctagatgggtgcccgtgaatcttcaatgaatccgcctaagaaataatcttgattggaggaagaagaacccttgttgtaacagctcctagaaagaattTTGATAGCTTATTTTTGACCTAGGGTTTTGTTTTTATAcccctccaaaatctgatgcagaaacaaggaAAGGTCTGtcctcccgtgcacccactgcggcgcagtggggttgagccttccctcactgcggcgcagtcgcGAGCTTATACAGAACCACTTCTTTCGATCTCGATTACTCGTCAAACTTTGCCGTATCTTCCACTCAATTCAACTCTGAACATCATATTGCACTTCCAggccaataatcatccgaaaatgcaccaaatggacgcgtaacctgtttagagtctgtaaacactaacaaacagcataaacgcgccaaatgcatacaaaaacggcTTAAAACATGAactaaaatggccaataacgacgtgggtaatgggtataaattagtcacatcaatcGTTATATTCTATGGTTTATCATATTATAACTATTCAGTTTATCAAGTTAAGAATCATTGCAAtatcatgataaaaaaaaaaaaaccaacaacaacaaagacTTAATCCCTGATTGGGGTATGGGGTAAGTAAGTTGTAAACAGTCTTAACTCTACCCAAAGGTCGAGAGACTGTTTTCATAAAGACCGCCGGCCACAAAGAGATAAAAGTCGGAATGGGTAGAGAGTTTATTTACCATACCTGTCGACCGAAAATTGATAGCATAAGAATGCAGTAGCatgatgaaaaatcaaagaaaaaagacATGCACCCAAAAGAACCGGTTCTTCAAGAACCGGAACCAGTTCCGAGTCAACTTTTGACCAGTTTTTTTTCGGtcttttttcgtttttttttgtcCAAGAACTGATTTGAACCGATTTGAAACATGTAAGGAACCGGTTTTTGGGACCCAAAGCGGATACGATTCCGAACCGGGTTTTTTCTAATTTCGATTCCGGTTATTTGGTACCGTTTTTTGAGGaactggtttttttttttggcatgtcTAAAGGGGAATATCAGGCCCAACACCTTTAGATTTGATAAGTCCAATTCAAAGAAATCCATTAGGctttagaaaatagaaagaaaaaag
Coding sequences within:
- the LOC122590815 gene encoding uncharacterized protein LOC122590815, giving the protein MGDFIDLVKNGESSTPLTRVHIPRDQLGAGQQLLNDYFVENAKYPPHFFRRRFRMRKQLFMRIANDIASFSPVGDEPVPRYFVEFQNQRVDERGKLGFSTIQKCTSAIRQLACGNVADSLDEYLQMGEQTSRDALDAFCKCVFDLYREEYLRRPTTDDIQRLSQKHAHLHGFPGILGSIDCMNWPWKRYPKAWQGQFTRGNKGVPTIMLEAVASYDLWIRHAFFWNDRFDINVLNQSHLFREIIEDTAPDTSFTVTRRNII